Proteins from one Thermococcus sp. M36 genomic window:
- a CDS encoding toprim domain-containing protein, producing the protein MAIVDVRILVEGASDVEVVSKALQGLALGSEYNITISAIIPTTNVEIAKSAAAGADLLIIATDADRVGRDLAERLFSELGEMVGHVERMKLPLGHDLEHVDVELVRKELKNTLVRAGLKSLQVLPGYMELRKQLLDVKGKHDTLAQEYEELYREHEELRRKYEELQAEYVRIRNENEGLKELLERKSRPVKIEDAWKGLFPAEPVPDERILATAVEKLGLTGRVIVGQGYIFAEEGELIDELLKTVYLSLAIREELDEGTKKRQEGSKPEAQETEEPGGNIVENPEVNPDEIERLLKGIGDE; encoded by the coding sequence ATGGCCATAGTAGACGTCAGGATCCTTGTTGAAGGCGCGAGCGACGTCGAGGTCGTAAGCAAGGCCCTCCAGGGGCTTGCCCTTGGAAGCGAGTACAACATAACGATATCCGCGATAATCCCGACGACCAACGTGGAAATAGCGAAGAGCGCCGCGGCCGGCGCAGACCTGCTCATCATAGCGACGGACGCCGACAGGGTCGGGCGGGACCTTGCCGAAAGGCTGTTCAGCGAGCTCGGTGAGATGGTCGGCCACGTTGAGAGGATGAAGCTCCCCCTCGGCCACGATCTGGAACACGTAGACGTCGAGCTCGTGAGGAAGGAGCTGAAGAACACCCTCGTAAGGGCGGGGCTGAAGAGCCTCCAGGTGTTGCCCGGATACATGGAACTGAGAAAGCAGCTGCTGGACGTCAAAGGGAAGCACGACACCCTGGCCCAGGAGTATGAAGAGCTCTACAGGGAGCACGAGGAGCTGAGGAGAAAGTACGAGGAACTCCAGGCGGAGTACGTCCGCATCCGGAACGAAAATGAGGGGCTGAAGGAGCTCCTTGAGAGGAAGAGCAGGCCCGTGAAGATTGAAGACGCATGGAAGGGACTCTTCCCGGCGGAGCCCGTCCCGGACGAAAGGATACTGGCCACAGCCGTCGAGAAGCTCGGGCTGACCGGAAGGGTGATAGTGGGGCAGGGATACATCTTTGCCGAGGAAGGGGAACTCATAGACGAGCTCCTCAAGACGGTCTACCTCAGCCTGGCCATCAGAGAGGAGCTCGATGAGGGGACAAAGAAACGTCAGGAGGGCTCGAAACCAGAAGCCCAGGAGACCGAAGAGCCCGGAGGCAACATAGTTGAGAACCCGGAGGTCAATCCGGACGAGATAGAGAGGCTTCTCAAGGGTATCGGAGATGAGTGA
- the xerA gene encoding site-specific tyrosine recombinase/integron integrase, whose translation MSEVGDIIEEFETYLDLEGKSPNTIRMYSYYVRRYLEGGGSLNARSALRFLARLRREGYSNRSLNLVVQALRAYFRFEGHDEEAERLKPPKVPRSLPKALTREEVKRLLSVIPPTRKRDRLIVLLLYGAGLRVSELCNLKKSDVDLDRNLIVVRGGKGAKDRVVPIPAFLGRAIREYLEGRNDGSEYLIVEDRRRNKDRLSPKTVWHLLKKYGQKAGVEVTPHKLRHSFATHMLENGVDIRAIQELLGHSNLSTTQIYTKVTVEHLRKAQEKAKLIEGLME comes from the coding sequence ATGAGTGAAGTAGGGGATATCATCGAGGAGTTCGAGACGTACCTCGACCTGGAGGGAAAAAGCCCAAACACGATCAGGATGTACTCATACTACGTCAGGCGCTATCTGGAGGGGGGCGGGAGCTTAAACGCCCGCTCCGCTTTGAGATTTCTGGCCCGCCTTAGAAGGGAAGGCTACTCAAACAGGAGTCTAAACCTGGTAGTCCAGGCCCTGAGGGCATACTTCCGCTTCGAGGGCCACGATGAGGAGGCGGAGAGGCTCAAACCTCCCAAAGTTCCGCGCAGTCTGCCGAAGGCCCTAACTAGGGAGGAGGTCAAGAGGCTCCTCTCAGTTATCCCCCCGACGAGGAAGCGCGACAGGCTCATCGTTCTCCTCCTCTACGGCGCTGGATTACGCGTCAGTGAACTGTGCAACCTCAAGAAGAGCGATGTTGACCTAGATAGAAACCTGATAGTGGTTAGGGGAGGCAAAGGGGCGAAGGACAGGGTCGTCCCGATTCCAGCTTTTCTGGGCAGAGCGATAAGGGAGTACCTCGAAGGCAGAAACGACGGGAGCGAGTACCTCATCGTAGAGGACCGCAGGAGGAACAAGGACAGGCTCTCGCCGAAGACTGTCTGGCACCTCCTCAAAAAGTATGGACAGAAAGCCGGTGTCGAGGTTACGCCCCACAAGCTCCGCCACAGCTTCGCGACTCACATGCTCGAAAACGGTGTGGACATAAGGGCCATCCAGGAGCTGCTCGGCCACTCAAACCTCTCGACGACCCAGATATACACGAAGGTTACAGTTGAACATCTGCGGAAGGCCCAGGAGAAGGCGAAACTCATAGAGGGGCTGATGGAATAG
- a CDS encoding helicase C-terminal domain-containing protein — MSELSGTADYFPYDHLRPNQREFIDLVSEVVRNGENAIIEAPTGFGKTVSVLAGVLPHAKEMGYKVLYLARTHRQMDRVIEELKVISRKSPVSGVELRSRRELCLHNYLTQFTSDAYTAMVVCKNLKKLGKCEFYENEKKKKAEFDELIMFFLESPSHPAEVLSHAETLELCPYDLTKRMAEKADVIVASYLYLLNPTIRENFMSSIDADYSDLIVVFDEAHNLPDQAISALSDRISIHTVNRAIKEADEYREHEIANFLSIFGRGLEILYEEKLKDREVQETPIQPELVFAHVTDILSLDTRGLVRILNDMVAVGDSIREDRIEKGKPPRSYIGRVGEFLLLWLSLIGREDYLFLMSRDKGLSLELVALDPSKALGFIRNVQGAIFMSGTLTPLEAFRDVMGIENARLKKFPRMVKRENAQVLVARDVSTRGEERSLQVYRKMVDYIVEAAKMIPKNVGVFAASYEVLQGLLSANLQVRLEEAGKAIFIEKQGVSSAENDAMIARFKAHAKANGAVLLGVMGGRNSEGQDYSGDEMNGVILVGIPYARPTPRVQAQVRYFERKFPGKGRYYGYYLPAHRKLVQAAGRVHRSAEERGSIIVLDYRLLWGSIKKDLPDWMRETMRPVDIARMRLYLRRFWGNGR; from the coding sequence ATGAGCGAACTCAGCGGTACAGCGGACTACTTTCCCTACGACCACCTCCGGCCGAACCAGAGGGAGTTCATAGACCTGGTATCGGAAGTGGTGAGGAACGGGGAGAACGCCATAATCGAGGCCCCGACGGGCTTTGGAAAGACCGTTAGTGTCCTTGCGGGGGTGCTCCCCCACGCGAAGGAGATGGGCTACAAGGTGCTCTACCTCGCGAGGACGCACAGGCAGATGGACCGCGTTATAGAGGAGCTCAAGGTGATAAGCAGGAAAAGCCCCGTCTCAGGCGTCGAGCTGAGGAGCAGGAGGGAACTGTGCCTCCACAACTACCTCACGCAGTTCACGAGCGATGCCTACACGGCGATGGTCGTCTGCAAGAACCTCAAGAAGCTCGGTAAGTGCGAGTTCTACGAGAATGAGAAGAAGAAAAAGGCGGAGTTTGATGAACTCATCATGTTCTTCCTTGAGAGCCCGAGCCATCCGGCTGAGGTGCTGAGCCACGCAGAGACGCTTGAGCTGTGCCCCTACGATCTGACGAAGAGGATGGCCGAGAAGGCCGACGTTATAGTGGCCAGCTACCTCTACCTGCTCAACCCTACCATAAGGGAGAACTTCATGAGTTCGATAGACGCCGACTATTCTGACCTGATAGTCGTTTTCGACGAGGCCCACAATTTGCCGGACCAGGCCATTTCTGCCCTGAGCGACAGGATAAGCATCCATACGGTGAATCGGGCAATAAAGGAGGCCGACGAGTACCGTGAGCATGAGATAGCCAACTTCCTCAGCATCTTCGGGCGCGGACTGGAGATCCTCTACGAGGAGAAGCTCAAGGACAGGGAGGTTCAGGAGACCCCCATCCAGCCGGAGCTCGTCTTTGCGCACGTTACCGACATCCTGAGCCTTGATACCAGGGGGCTGGTCAGGATTCTCAACGACATGGTGGCAGTTGGGGATTCAATCAGGGAGGACAGGATAGAGAAGGGCAAGCCGCCGCGCTCTTACATTGGGCGCGTTGGCGAGTTTCTGCTCCTCTGGCTGTCCCTCATTGGGAGGGAGGATTACCTCTTCCTGATGAGCAGGGACAAAGGGCTGAGCCTTGAGCTGGTTGCTTTAGACCCCTCCAAAGCATTGGGCTTCATCAGAAACGTCCAGGGCGCGATCTTCATGTCCGGGACGCTGACTCCCCTTGAGGCCTTCCGCGACGTCATGGGCATCGAGAACGCCCGACTGAAGAAGTTTCCGCGCATGGTGAAGCGCGAGAACGCGCAGGTTTTAGTTGCCAGAGACGTCTCCACCAGGGGGGAGGAGCGCTCCCTCCAGGTTTATAGGAAGATGGTTGACTACATAGTCGAGGCCGCAAAGATGATCCCCAAGAACGTGGGGGTCTTTGCAGCGTCTTATGAGGTTCTGCAGGGCCTCCTCTCGGCCAACCTTCAGGTACGCCTTGAGGAGGCTGGGAAGGCGATATTCATAGAGAAGCAGGGTGTCTCATCTGCGGAGAATGACGCCATGATAGCCAGGTTCAAGGCCCACGCGAAGGCCAACGGTGCTGTTCTGCTCGGCGTCATGGGTGGAAGAAACAGCGAGGGACAGGACTACAGCGGTGACGAGATGAATGGGGTCATATTAGTGGGGATACCCTACGCGAGGCCAACACCGAGGGTTCAGGCTCAGGTAAGATACTTCGAGAGGAAGTTTCCCGGAAAGGGTAGGTACTACGGATACTATCTGCCGGCCCACAGGAAGCTGGTTCAGGCCGCGGGAAGGGTGCACCGCTCTGCGGAGGAGAGGGGGTCTATAATAGTCCTCGACTACCGCCTGCTCTGGGGTTCGATAAAGAAGGATCTGCCGGACTGGATGCGCGAGACGATGAGACCTGTTGACATCGCGAGGATGAGGCTCTACCTGAGGCGGTTCTGGGGGAACGGGCGCTGA
- a CDS encoding class I SAM-dependent methyltransferase produces the protein MGFREKYARLGERYERIDGPLERFFDPLRRKAAAFVSGKVLEVGVGTGLMLPYYPKTIELHAVDAVPEMVEAAKKKAKELGLNAHFYVMDAENLEFPNGSFDTVVSTFVFCTVPNPEKAMKEIHRVLRPGGRAVFLEHTKSDCRLINWLFLKPLDLLLGWLIEDNTLRETHRLVGKYFKVEHEESRYHGIVRLIVGRKEG, from the coding sequence ATGGGCTTCCGGGAGAAGTACGCGAGGCTCGGCGAGAGGTACGAGCGCATAGACGGGCCGCTTGAGAGGTTCTTCGACCCCCTGAGAAGGAAAGCGGCCGCCTTTGTTTCCGGAAAGGTTTTGGAGGTCGGTGTGGGGACGGGCTTGATGCTCCCCTACTATCCAAAGACCATTGAACTTCACGCGGTTGATGCAGTCCCGGAGATGGTGGAGGCTGCCAAGAAAAAGGCTAAGGAACTCGGCCTGAACGCCCACTTCTACGTCATGGACGCCGAGAACCTTGAATTCCCGAACGGGAGCTTCGACACGGTCGTCTCGACCTTCGTGTTCTGCACGGTCCCGAACCCGGAGAAGGCGATGAAAGAAATCCATCGCGTCCTGAGGCCGGGCGGGAGGGCGGTATTCCTCGAACACACAAAAAGCGACTGCAGGCTGATCAACTGGCTCTTCCTCAAGCCCCTTGACCTTCTCCTCGGGTGGCTAATAGAGGACAACACCCTCCGGGAAACCCACAGACTGGTGGGGAAGTACTTCAAGGTCGAGCATGAGGAGAGCCGCTACCACGGGATTGTAAGGCTTATTGTGGGGAGAAAGGAAGGATAA
- a CDS encoding M42 family metallopeptidase, which yields MVDFELLKRIVEAPGVTGYEFLGIRDVVIEAFKPHVDEIRVDKLGNVIAHKKGKGPKVMLAGHMDQIGLMVTHIEKNGFLRVAPVGGVDPRTLIAQRFKVWVGPNEYIYGVGGSVPPHIQKPEQRNKAPTWDQVFIDVGAESKEEAEEMGVKIGTVITWDGRLERLGKHRLVSIAHDDRIAVYILVEAARQLAETDADVYFVATVQEEVGLRGAKVSAFGIDPDYGFALDVTIAADVPGTPEHKQISQLGKGVAIKIMDRSVICHPTIVRWMEEIAKKHEIPYQWDILLGGGTDAGAIHLNKAGVPTGGISIPARYIHSNTEVVDERDVDAAVKLTVKVLEEIPELRL from the coding sequence ATGGTTGACTTTGAACTGCTGAAGAGGATTGTAGAGGCGCCGGGCGTCACCGGCTACGAGTTTCTGGGAATCAGGGACGTTGTCATTGAGGCTTTCAAGCCACACGTCGATGAAATCAGGGTGGACAAGCTCGGCAACGTCATAGCCCACAAGAAAGGCAAGGGCCCGAAGGTCATGCTCGCGGGCCACATGGACCAGATAGGCCTCATGGTCACCCACATCGAGAAGAACGGGTTCCTCCGCGTCGCCCCCGTGGGAGGCGTTGACCCGAGGACGCTTATAGCCCAGAGGTTTAAAGTCTGGGTCGGCCCGAACGAGTACATCTACGGCGTCGGCGGAAGCGTCCCGCCGCACATCCAGAAGCCGGAGCAGAGGAACAAGGCCCCGACCTGGGATCAGGTCTTCATCGACGTCGGTGCAGAGAGCAAGGAGGAAGCCGAGGAGATGGGCGTCAAGATAGGCACCGTCATCACCTGGGACGGAAGGCTTGAGCGCCTCGGCAAGCACCGCCTCGTCAGCATCGCCCACGACGACAGGATAGCCGTTTACATCCTCGTCGAGGCGGCGAGACAGCTGGCCGAGACCGACGCGGATGTCTACTTTGTCGCCACCGTCCAGGAGGAGGTCGGGCTCAGGGGGGCGAAGGTCTCAGCCTTCGGCATCGACCCGGACTACGGCTTCGCCCTTGACGTTACCATCGCCGCCGACGTTCCGGGAACGCCGGAGCACAAGCAGATAAGCCAGCTCGGAAAGGGCGTCGCCATAAAGATTATGGACCGCTCCGTCATCTGCCACCCGACCATCGTCCGCTGGATGGAGGAGATTGCCAAGAAGCACGAGATTCCCTACCAGTGGGACATCCTCCTCGGCGGCGGAACCGACGCGGGAGCTATACACCTCAACAAGGCCGGCGTCCCGACGGGCGGCATAAGCATCCCGGCGCGCTACATCCACTCGAACACGGAAGTCGTTGACGAGCGCGACGTTGACGCTGCTGTGAAGCTGACCGTCAAGGTTCTCGAGGAGATTCCGGAGCTTAGGCTCTGA
- the sfsA gene encoding DNA/RNA nuclease SfsA, which translates to MTKSALLKLNVVPCTFIERLNRFVALVDVNGETRKALVTNTGRLEEFMVPGRRAFCTPKRGGKTDFVLVAFEDLGGRGAIIDTRTQARAFERAVELGLVPWLRDCRIERKEVTVGKSRLDYLFGCPGGKIYAEMKSAVLRGGERGEYAMYPDCPSVRGRRHIRELIELSKAGERAMIFFIGAMPGVERFRPYSQGDPEIARLLAEAQKAGVEIHALSLALLPDGRIVLERPSLYIELEEDF; encoded by the coding sequence ATGACAAAGTCAGCACTGCTCAAGCTCAACGTCGTCCCGTGCACCTTCATCGAGAGGCTCAACCGCTTCGTTGCCCTCGTGGATGTGAACGGCGAGACCAGAAAAGCACTCGTAACCAACACAGGACGCCTGGAGGAGTTCATGGTTCCCGGGAGGAGGGCCTTCTGCACCCCGAAGAGGGGTGGAAAGACGGACTTCGTGCTGGTGGCCTTTGAAGACCTCGGGGGCAGGGGCGCCATAATAGACACGAGAACCCAGGCGAGGGCCTTTGAGAGGGCCGTCGAACTCGGTCTGGTACCCTGGCTCAGGGACTGCAGGATAGAGAGGAAGGAAGTAACCGTTGGGAAATCTCGCCTGGACTACCTTTTTGGGTGCCCAGGTGGAAAAATCTACGCCGAGATGAAGAGTGCCGTGCTTAGGGGTGGAGAGCGCGGGGAGTACGCCATGTACCCGGACTGCCCCAGCGTAAGGGGGCGAAGGCACATAAGGGAGCTCATAGAGCTTTCAAAAGCCGGGGAAAGGGCCATGATATTCTTCATAGGTGCGATGCCCGGCGTCGAGAGGTTTAGACCGTATTCTCAGGGTGACCCGGAGATAGCGAGACTGCTTGCTGAGGCTCAAAAGGCCGGCGTTGAAATCCACGCACTGAGCCTGGCCCTCCTTCCCGACGGGAGGATCGTTCTTGAAAGGCCGAGCCTGTACATCGAGCTGGAGGAGGATTTTTAA